In a single window of the Littorina saxatilis isolate snail1 linkage group LG5, US_GU_Lsax_2.0, whole genome shotgun sequence genome:
- the LOC138965915 gene encoding histone H1-delta-like translates to MKPRKPQPPSVHPKYKEMISAAIASLKERGGSSRQAILKYIMGHYQVGRETTKINAHLKMALRSGTKSGGLKQSKGTGASGSFRLGEKPKATAKPKPATGKKSQTSKKPAAKKAASKTAAKRKATTPKKVVKAKSAAAKKAVKKSPKKVALAKKAKSPKKLAKPTKKAVSKKSPAKKASKAKLSKK, encoded by the coding sequence ATGAAGCCGAGGAAGCCGCAGCCGCCATCGGTGCACCCCAAGTACAAGGAGATGATCTCCGCAGCCATTGCCAGTCTGAAGGAACGTGGAGGCTCTTCTCGCCAGGCCATCCTCAAGTACATCATGGGCCACTACCAGGTCGGCAGGGAGACAACCAAGATCAACGCACATCTCAAGATGGCGCTGAGGTCTGGCACCAAGTCCGGCGGTCTCAAGCAGTCCAAGGGAACCGGTGCGTCCGGCAGCTTTCGACTGGGCGAGAAGCCCAAAGCAACCGCCAAGCCCAAGCCTGCCACTGGCAAGAAGTCGCAGACTTCCAAGAAACCGGCTGCCAAAAAGGCTGCCAGCAAGACCGCCGCCAAGAGGAAAGCCACCACCCCGAAGAAAGTGGTCAAAGCCAAGTCTGCTGCTGCAAAGAAGGCTGTGAAGAAATCGCCCAAGAAGGTCGCATTGGCCAAAAAGGCCAAGTCGCCGAAGAAGCTGGCCAAGCCCACCAAGAAGGCGGTGAGCAAGAAAAGCCCGGCCAAGAAAGCCTCCAAGGCCAAGCTGTCCAAGAAGTAA